The following coding sequences are from one Triticum aestivum cultivar Chinese Spring chromosome 5A, IWGSC CS RefSeq v2.1, whole genome shotgun sequence window:
- the LOC123103195 gene encoding putative pentatricopeptide repeat-containing protein At1g77010, mitochondrial: MAVAVDVRGSIQLLRTCRAVAGQQLHQVLLKSGHVPSSLPPSNSVLLMYARFSPTHRRDARRLFDEMPARNCFSYNSLVTAHLNSRDHAEALRLFRSMPERNNFSWNAVITGMVSAGDLDTAHSLLDEMPVKDAVAVNAVMHRYVRCGRVDEALALFREIGSACGGAADSSPCNDLFVLATVVGACADRMKYDFGRQVHGRMVTAKIELDSVLSCALVDMYCKCGDVDSARRVFDGLAQIDEFSVSALVYGYASRGQVNEALHIFDRVENLNILLWNSLISGCAFACLGDDAFAHFVRMMRSDVLPDSSTYASVLNVCGFSGMLKSGQQIHGCGLKSGTVNDMIAASALIDFYSKCSLWEDACRAFSELRFHDTVVLNSMITVYSNCGRIEEAKRVFSMITSKSVISWNSLVVGLSQNGHAIDAMELFCKMHRLGVRLDKVAIASALSASSNICSISFGEQIFSLATVLGLQSDHVVASSVIDLYCKCGNLANGCKIFDGIDKPDEVMWNSMLIGYASNGHGRKALELLELMRVSGVRPTERTFVGVLSACCHSGLVEEGLTWFKQMQEDFCLIPSAEHYACATDLLVRAGRLDEAVEFIENMPFKADTVSWTTVVGGCKAQGNEALIQKMSKRLKQMEESGSPHSSLYVQLSSVLAAKGDWAKSAEMRGMMRERRIAKNPGCSWIDS, translated from the coding sequence ATGGCCGTCGCCGTCGACGTCCGTGGCTCCATCCAGCTCCTCCGCACCTGCCGCGCCGTGGCCGGCCAGCAGCTGCACCAGGTCCTCCTCAAGTCCGGCCATGTCCCGTCCTCCCTCCCGCCCTCCAACTCGGTCCTCCTCATGTACGCCCGTTTCTCCCCGACCCACCGCCGCGACGCACGGCGATTGTTCGACGAAATGCCCGCCAGGAACTGCTTCTCCTACAACTCCCTCGTCACCGCCCACCTCAACTCCCGGGACCACGCCGAGGCGCTCCGTCTCTTCCGCTCCATGCCGGAAAGGAACAACTTTTCCTGGAACGCAGTGATCACTGGCATGGTCTCTGCAGGGGATTTGGACACCGCCCACAGTCTGCTGGACGAGATGCCCGTCAAGGATGCTGTGGCTGTCAACGCTGTGATGCATAGGTATGTCCGGTGCGGCCGTGTGGATGAGGCGCTTGCTTTGTTCAGAGAGATTGGTTCGGCATGCGGTGGTGCAGCGGACTCCTCGCCGTGCAATGATCTCTTTGTGCTTGCTACGGTTGTTGGTGCTTGTGCTGACCGGATGAAGTACGATTTTGGGAGACAAGTGCATGGTCGAATGGTGACTGCCAAGATTGAACTGGATTCGGTTTTGAGTTGCGCATTAGTGGACATGTACTGCAAGTGTGGGGATGTGGACTCTGCTCGGCGTGTCTTTGATGGTTTAGCACAGATTGACGAGTTCTCTGTTTCTGCCCTGGTCTATGGCTATGCTTCACGTGGACAGGTAAACGAGGCGTTACATATTTTTGACAGGGTGGAGAACCTCAACATTCTTTTGTGGAATTCTCTCATCAGTGGCTGTGCATTTGCCTGCCTTGGAGATGATGCTTTTGCTCATTTTGTAAGGATGATGCGGTCAGATGTGTTGCCTGATTCTTCAACGTATGCCAGCGTTCTGAATGTTTGTGGTTTTTCAGGAATGCTCAAGTCTGGGCAGCAGATACATGGGTGTGGTCTAAAGAGTGGGACTGTCAATGACATGATAGCAGCAAGTGCTCTCATTGACTTCTACTCAAAATGCAGCCTTTGGGAGGATGCTTGTCGAGCTTTCAGTGAGCTTAGGTTTCATGATACTGTGGTGCTCAATTCAATGATCACTGTGTACTCAAACTGTGGGCGGATAGAAGAGGCGAAAAGAGTCTTTTCGATGATCACTAGCAAGAGTGTCATATCATGGAACTCTTTGGTTGTTGGGTTGAGCCAGAATGGAcatgcaattgatgccatggagctgTTCTGCAAGATGCATCGCCTTGGTGTGCGGCTCGACAAGGTTGCTATAGCTAGTGCTCTGAGTGCATCAAGTAATATTTGCTCCATAAGTTTTGGGGAGCAGATTTTTTCTCTTGCTACTGTTCTTGGCTTGCAGTCTGACCATGTTGTAGCTTCTTCAGTCATCGATCTGTATTGCAAATGTGGCAACTTGGCCAATGGTTGCAAGATTTTCGATGGAATAGACAAGCCTGACGAAGTCATGTGGAACTCAATGCTAATTGGTTATGCTTCCAATGGGCATGGACGCAAGGCACTAGAACTCTTGGAGCTGATGAGAGTTAGCGGTGTAAGACCAACCGAACGGACATTTGTTGGTGTCCTTTCCGCGTGCTGCCATTCTGGACTTGTGGAAGAAGGACTGACATGGTTTAAGCAAATGCAGGAGGATTTCTGTCTGATTCCATCAGCTGAGCATTATGCATGTGCGACTGACCTGTTAGTCCGGGCAGGTCGGCTAGATGAAGCAGTTGAGTTCATCGAGAATATGCCCTTTAAAGCCGATACAGTAAGCTGGACTACAGTTGTTGGTGGTTGCAAAGCTCAGGGCAATGAGGCTCTGATCCAGAAGATGTCAAAGAGACTGAAGCAGATGGAGGAATCAGGGTCACCACATTCCAGTCTGTATGTTCAGCTGTCCAGTGTGCTTGCTGCTAAAGGGGATTGGGCCAAATCAGCAGAAATGAGGGGTATGATGCGTGAGAGAAGAATTGCGAAAAATCCTGGTTGCAGTTGGATTGACAGTTAG